Proteins encoded in a region of the Triticum dicoccoides isolate Atlit2015 ecotype Zavitan chromosome 3A, WEW_v2.0, whole genome shotgun sequence genome:
- the LOC119267111 gene encoding uncharacterized protein LOC119267111, with the protein MASPSSDSDKRGELRPPEHIAGELPRDALYDILLRLPAKDVCRLRAVSPSWRSLTLDPLFVKAHAARHPGPLLATTFADGESRGVSIVDLLSGNVIKRIRTSDPDLRVQRTRLDRVCLVGGRHPLGVPVTLLDPATGAVISSSQVISMKYAGLLKTRKASMDSCIFGKVPSTGVYKAFRFLEIRPLVSPQQLCEVMTLNGRSPGRWRARPGPPGRVFSDHTMKSAAIDGVVYFLMDFSNMYQSKVTIKPASIAAFNLETEVWMPPIDGPEQVSSLYDEEDVLPVFEDPRAVGILSITNLNGSLVVAQVHHSSPQSMDLWFLMDREKGVWVKKYSIGYYRREDHFSYPLLVLDDERIVFVMQLTGLLQVYDPKTETYTDLWQLEDFQSMCIYTGNLLSQEAGFHR; encoded by the coding sequence ATGGCGTCGCCGTCGTCGGACTCGGACAAGCGGGGCGAGCTGCGGCCCCCGGAACACATCGCCGGCGAGCTGCCCCGCGACGCGCTCTACGACATCCTGCTGCGTCTCCCGGCGAAGGATGTATGCCGCCTCCGCGCCGTCAGCCCCTCGTGGCGCTCTCTCACCTTGGACCCGCTCTTCGTCAAGGCCCACGCGGCCCGCCACCCGGGCCCGCTCCTCGCCACCACCTTCGCCGACGGCGAGTCCCGCGGCGTCAGCATCGTGGATCTGCTCTCCGGCAACGTCATCAAGCGGATACGCACCTCCGACCCCGACCTGAGAGTGCAGCGCACGCGCCTCGACCGTGTCTGCCTCGTCGGAGGGCGCCACCCTCTGGGCGTGCCTGTCACCCTGCTCGACCCGGCCACGGGTGCTGTCATCAGCTCGTCGCAAGTCATCTCCATGAAGTATGCTGGTTTGCTGAAGACCAGAAAGGCATCCATGGACTCGTGCATTTTTGGGAAAGTCCCCTCCACAGGAGTGTACAAGGCGTTCCGCTTCCTTGAAATTCGCCCTCTGGTTAGTCCGCAGCAGCTCTGCGAGGTCATGACTCTCAACGGCCGCAGCCCTGGACGGTGGAGGGCAAGACCAGGACCTCCGGGCCGTGTCTTTTCCGATCACACCATGAAAAGCGCGGCCATCGATGGGGTCGTGTATTTCTTGATGGATTTTTCAAACATGTATCAGTCGAAGGTGACCATCAAACCAGCCAGCATAGCTGCATTCAACCTGGAGACAGAAGTTTGGATGCCGCCGATTGATGGTCCGGAACAAGTCAGCAGCTTATATGACGAAGAAGATGTGCTTCCTGTCTTCGAGGACCCCAGAGCTGTGGGGATTCTCTCCATAACCAATTTGAATGGGTCCTTAGTGGTGGCGCAGGTTCATCATAGTTCACCTCAATCGATGGACCTATGGTTTCTGATGGATCGTGAGAAAGGTGTCTGGGTTAAAAAGTACAGCATAGGTTATTACCGACGTGAGGATCATTTTAGTTATCCTTTGCTGGTGTTAGATGACGAGAGGATTGTCTTTGTGATGCAACTAACGGGGCTGCTACAGGTTTATGATCCAAAAACAGAAACTTACACAGATTTGTGGCAGCTGGAAGATTTCCAGTCTATGTGTATTTACACAGGAAATCTGCTGAGTCAAGAGGCTGGTTTTCACCGCTGA